From Fundulus heteroclitus isolate FHET01 unplaced genomic scaffold, MU-UCD_Fhet_4.1 scaffold_149, whole genome shotgun sequence, one genomic window encodes:
- the LOC118558713 gene encoding type-2 ice-structuring protein-like isoform X1, producing MVKASCCWLIQETDHSASVFKSASSHHLIMKLLAVCVLVFSVMALTRADHEADDGSTDEEEVDLEEVDLEEVDLVQRSSCPPGWSPINNRCFRYVSEPMTWAKAERHCLSMGANLASVHDTNEYHQVQFLITMATDKSGVTWIGGTNAQETSIWLWTDGSPLHYTNWCRGEPSNYGGKQHCLQMNYSGEKCWDDQTCSVRLPSVCAKDV from the exons ATGGTGAAGGCAAGCTGTTGCTGGCTGATTCAGGAAACAGATCATTCTGCATCAG TTTTCAAATCTGCATCAtctcatcacctcatcatgaagCTGCTGGCTGTGTGTGTCCTGGTTTTCTCTGTGATGGCTCTGACCAGAGCTGACC ATGAAGCAGATGATGGCTCCACTGATGAAG AAGAAGTTGACTTGGAAGAAGTTGACTTGGAAGAAGTTGACTTGGTCCAGAGATCTTCTTGTCCTCCCGGCTGGTCTCCAATCAACAATCGCTGCTTTCGCTATGTTTCCGAACCCATGACTTGGGCTAAAGCTGAG AGACACTGTCTGTCCATGGGAGCAAACCTGGCATCAGTTCATGACACGAACGAGTACCATCAGGTTCAGTTTCTGATAACTATGGCAACTGACAAGTCCGGAGTGACATGGATTGGAGGCACTAATGCACAGGAG ACGAGCATTTGGCTGTGGACCGATGGAAGCCCTCTGCACTACACAAACTGGTGTCGAGGAGAGCCTAGTAATTATGGTGGGAAACAGCACTGTTTGCAAATGAActactcag GTGAAAAGTGCTGGGATGACCAGACCTGTTCTGTCCGTCTTCCTTCTGTCTGCGCCAAGGATGTCTGA
- the LOC118558713 gene encoding type-2 ice-structuring protein-like isoform X2 has protein sequence MVKASCCWLIQETDHSASVFKSASSHHLIMKLLAVCVLVFSVMALTRADHEADDGSTDEEVDLEEVDLEEVDLVQRSSCPPGWSPINNRCFRYVSEPMTWAKAERHCLSMGANLASVHDTNEYHQVQFLITMATDKSGVTWIGGTNAQETSIWLWTDGSPLHYTNWCRGEPSNYGGKQHCLQMNYSGEKCWDDQTCSVRLPSVCAKDV, from the exons ATGGTGAAGGCAAGCTGTTGCTGGCTGATTCAGGAAACAGATCATTCTGCATCAG TTTTCAAATCTGCATCAtctcatcacctcatcatgaagCTGCTGGCTGTGTGTGTCCTGGTTTTCTCTGTGATGGCTCTGACCAGAGCTGACC ATGAAGCAGATGATGGCTCCACTGATGAAG AAGTTGACTTGGAAGAAGTTGACTTGGAAGAAGTTGACTTGGTCCAGAGATCTTCTTGTCCTCCCGGCTGGTCTCCAATCAACAATCGCTGCTTTCGCTATGTTTCCGAACCCATGACTTGGGCTAAAGCTGAG AGACACTGTCTGTCCATGGGAGCAAACCTGGCATCAGTTCATGACACGAACGAGTACCATCAGGTTCAGTTTCTGATAACTATGGCAACTGACAAGTCCGGAGTGACATGGATTGGAGGCACTAATGCACAGGAG ACGAGCATTTGGCTGTGGACCGATGGAAGCCCTCTGCACTACACAAACTGGTGTCGAGGAGAGCCTAGTAATTATGGTGGGAAACAGCACTGTTTGCAAATGAActactcag GTGAAAAGTGCTGGGATGACCAGACCTGTTCTGTCCGTCTTCCTTCTGTCTGCGCCAAGGATGTCTGA